A genome region from Tursiops truncatus isolate mTurTru1 chromosome 15, mTurTru1.mat.Y, whole genome shotgun sequence includes the following:
- the ZHX3 gene encoding zinc fingers and homeoboxes protein 3 isoform X1: MASKRKSTTPCMIPVKTVVLQDTGAEALPEEPVPEGPPQEPPPEAPTASSEATQGTSSPDSAALANGHRSTLDGYTYACKCCDFRSQDITRFVGHLSSEHTDFSKDPNFVCTECSFLAKTPEGLSLHNAKCHSGEASFVWNVAKPDNHVVVEQSVPESTSPPDPSGEPNMEGTDGQAEIIITKTPIMKIMKGKAEAKKIHTLKENVPSQPAGEALPTPSAGDTEVKEGDHAFVNGAAPVSQASTNSAKPPHSANGPLLGTVPVLPAGIAQFLSLQQPPPHAQHHAHQPLPTAKSLPKVMIPLSSIPTYNAAMDSNSFLKNSFHKFPYPTKAELCYLTVVTKYPEEQLKIWFTAQRLKQGISWSPEEIEDARKKMFNTVIQSVPQPTITVLNTPLVASGGNVQHLIQPTLPGHVVGQPEGTAGGLLVTQPLMANGLQAPSSSLPLAVTSVPKLPAVAPINTVCSNTTSAVKVVNAAQSLLTACPSITSQAFLDASIYKNKKSHEQLSALKGSFCRNQFPGQSEVEHLTKVTGLSTREVRKWFSDRRYHCRNLKGSRAGLAGEHGALLVDSVPEVPFSLASKAPEVTCLLTAATPATPPSAKRQSWHQTPDFTPTKYKERAPEQLRALENSFAQNPLPLDEELDRLRTETKMTRREIDGWFSERRKKVSAEEAKKAEEGASQGEEEAAEDEGEEGSARDPRVPGEDGSPETPGSHVLAERKVSPIKINLKNLRVTEANGKGELPGLGACEPEDDVPSKPAEQLPGKVSYRKTAQQRHQLRQLFLQTQWPSNQDYDSIMAQTGLPRPEVVRWFGDSRYALKNGQLKWYEDYRRGNFPPGLLVISPGNRELLQDYYVTHKMLYEQDLQSLCDKTQMSAQQVKQWFAERMGEETRAVADTGGEGQGPSDPATVHKGMGDTYSEVSENSESWEPGAPEASSEPVDTPSPQAGPQLETD, encoded by the exons ATGGCCAGCAAGAGGAAGTCCACCACCCCGTGCATGATCCCCGTGAAGACCGTGGTGCTGCAGGACACCGGCGCCGAGGCCCTGCCCGAGGAGCCCGTGCCCGAGGGGCCCCCGCAGGAGCCGCCCCCAGAAGCTCCCACCGCCAGCAGCGAGGCCACCCAGGGCACCAGCAGTCCAGACAGTGCCGCACTGGCCAACGGGCACCGGAGCACCTTGGACGGCTACACATATGCCTGTAAATGCTGTGACTTCAGATCCCAGGACATAACCCGGTTTGTGGGACACCTGAGCTCAGAGCACACAGACTTTAGCAAAGACCCGAACTTTGTATGCACTGAATGCAGTTTTCTGGCAAAAACTCCCGAGGGGCTTTCTCTGCACAATGCCAAGTGTCACTCGGGGGAAGCCAGCTTTGTGTGGAATGTGGCCAAGCCAGACAATCATGTCGTCGTGGAGCAGAGTGTCCCCGAGAGCACCAGCCCTCCCGACCCATCGGGGGAGCCAAACATGGAAGGGACAGATGGACAGGCGGAAATCATCATCACCAAAACTCCAATCATGAAGATAATGAAAGGCAAAGCCGAAGCCAAAAAAATTCACACGCTAAAGGAGAACGTCCCCAGTCAGCCTGCTGGGGAGGCCTTACCGACCCCTTCAGCCGGGGACACGGAGGTGAAAGAGGGGGACCACGCCTTTGTCAACGGGGCAGCCCCGGTCAGCCAGGCCTCTACCAACTCCGCAAAACCCCCTCACTCGGCCAACGGGCCCCTGCTGGGGACGGTGCCGGTGCTGCCCGCGGGCATCGCCCAGTTCCTCTCCCTGCAGCAGCCGCCCCCGCACGCCCAGCACCACGcccaccagcccctgcccacGGCCAAGTCCCTCCCCAAAGTGATGATCCCGCTGAGCAGCATCCCCACGTACAACGCGGCCATGGACTCCAACAGCTTTCTGAAGAACTCCTTCCACAAGTTCCCCTACCCAACCAAAGCCGAGCTCTGCTATCTGACCGTGGTCACCAAGTACCCGGAAGAGCAGCTCAAGATCTGGTTTACCGCCCAGAGGCTGAAGCAAGGTATCAGCTGGTCCCCGGAGGAGATTGAGGACGCCCGGAAGAAGATGTTCAACACGGTCATCCAGTCCGTCCCCCAGCCCACAATCACTGTCCTCAACACCCCGCTGGTTGCCAGTGGCGGCAACGTCCAACATCTCATCCAGCCCACTCTGCCTGGCCACGTGGTGGGCCAGCCAGAGGGCACAGCCGGGGGACTTCTGGTCACTCAGCCACTGATGGCCAATGGGTTGCAGGCACCCAGCTCATCTCTCCCCCTGGCAGTCACATCTGTCCCCAAGCTGCCGGCTGTCGCGCCCATTAACACCGTGTGTTCAAATACAACGTCCGCCGTGAAGGTGGTGAATGCCGCCCAGTCCCTCCTCACGGCGTGTCCCAGCATCACCTCCCAAGCCTTCCTGGATGCCAGCATCTACAAAAACAAGAAATCTCATGAACAGCTGTCAGCTCTGAAAGGGAGCTTCTGTCGGAACCAGTTCCCAGGACAGAGCGAAGTTGAGCATCTGACCAAAGTGACCGGCCTCAGCACCCGTGAGGTGCGGAAGTGGTTCAGTGACCGCAGGTACCACTGCCGGAACCTGAAGGGCTCCAGGGCCGGGCTGGCCGGGGAGCATGGCGCCCTCCTCGTCGACTCTGTGCCCGAGGTGCCCTTCTCCCTGGCGTCCAAGGCCCCGGAGGTGACCTGCCTCCTGACAGCGGCCACCCCAGCTACCCCCCCTTCTGCCAAGCGACAGTCCTGGCACCAGACCCCCGACTTCACACCAACCAAATACAAGGAGCGGGCCCCCGAGCAGCTCAGGGCCCTGGAGAACAGTTTTGCCCAAAACCCCCTTCCTCTCGACGAGGAACTGGACCGCCTGAGGACCGAGACCAAAATGACCCGCAGGGAGATTGATGGCTGGTTTTCAGAGAGACGGAAAAAAGTGAGTGCCGAGGAGGCCAAGAAGGCTGAGGAGGGCGCCTctcagggggaggaggaggccgcCGAGGATGAAGGGGAGGAGGGCTCTGCCAGGGACCCGAGGGTCCCAGGGGAAGATGGCTCCCCAGAAACGCCCGGCAGCCACGTGCTGGCAGAACGCAAAGTCAGCCCCATCAAAATCAACCTCAAGAACCTGCGAGTCACGGAGGCCAACGGCAAGGGCGAGCTCCCGGGGCTGGGCGCCTGTGAGCCCGAGGACGACGTGCCCAGCAAGCCAGCGGAGCAGCTGCCGGGCAAGGTGAGCTACAGGAAGACGGCCCAGCAGCGGCACCAGCTGCGGCAGCTCTTCCTGCAGACGCAGTGGCCCAGCAACCAGGACTACGACTCCATCATGGCCCAGACGGGCCTGCCGCGGCCCGAGGTGGTGCGCTGGTTTGGGGACAGCAGGTACGCCCTGAAGAACGGCCAGCTCAAGTGGTACGAAGACTACAGACGGGGCAACTTCCCCCCCGGGCTGCTGGTCATCAGCCCCGGCAACCGGGAGCTGCTGCAAGACTATTACGTGACCCACAAGATGCTGTACGAGCAGGACCTGCAGAGCCTCTGCGACAAAACCCAGATGAGCGCCCAGCAGGTCAAGCAGTGGTTTGCCGAGAGGATGGGTGAGGAGACCCGGGCCGTGGCCGACACGGGTGGTGAGGGCCAGGGCCCCAGCGACCCTGCAACAGTTCACAAAGGGATGGGCGACACCTATTCAGAGGTGTCCGAAAACAGTGAGTCATGGGAACCCGGTGCCCCTGAGGCCAGCTCAGAGCCCGTTGACACGCCGAGTCCCCAGGCTGGACCTCAGCTGG AAACTGACTGA
- the ZHX3 gene encoding zinc fingers and homeoboxes protein 3 isoform X2 yields MASKRKSTTPCMIPVKTVVLQDTGAEALPEEPVPEGPPQEPPPEAPTASSEATQGTSSPDSAALANGHRSTLDGYTYACKCCDFRSQDITRFVGHLSSEHTDFSKDPNFVCTECSFLAKTPEGLSLHNAKCHSGEASFVWNVAKPDNHVVVEQSVPESTSPPDPSGEPNMEGTDGQAEIIITKTPIMKIMKGKAEAKKIHTLKENVPSQPAGEALPTPSAGDTEVKEGDHAFVNGAAPVSQASTNSAKPPHSANGPLLGTVPVLPAGIAQFLSLQQPPPHAQHHAHQPLPTAKSLPKVMIPLSSIPTYNAAMDSNSFLKNSFHKFPYPTKAELCYLTVVTKYPEEQLKIWFTAQRLKQGISWSPEEIEDARKKMFNTVIQSVPQPTITVLNTPLVASGGNVQHLIQPTLPGHVVGQPEGTAGGLLVTQPLMANGLQAPSSSLPLAVTSVPKLPAVAPINTVCSNTTSAVKVVNAAQSLLTACPSITSQAFLDASIYKNKKSHEQLSALKGSFCRNQFPGQSEVEHLTKVTGLSTREVRKWFSDRRYHCRNLKGSRAGLAGEHGALLVDSVPEVPFSLASKAPEVTCLLTAATPATPPSAKRQSWHQTPDFTPTKYKERAPEQLRALENSFAQNPLPLDEELDRLRTETKMTRREIDGWFSERRKKVSAEEAKKAEEGASQGEEEAAEDEGEEGSARDPRVPGEDGSPETPGSHVLAERKVSPIKINLKNLRVTEANGKGELPGLGACEPEDDVPSKPAEQLPGKVSYRKTAQQRHQLRQLFLQTQWPSNQDYDSIMAQTGLPRPEVVRWFGDSRYALKNGQLKWYEDYRRGNFPPGLLVISPGNRELLQDYYVTHKMLYEQDLQSLCDKTQMSAQQVKQWFAERMETD; encoded by the exons ATGGCCAGCAAGAGGAAGTCCACCACCCCGTGCATGATCCCCGTGAAGACCGTGGTGCTGCAGGACACCGGCGCCGAGGCCCTGCCCGAGGAGCCCGTGCCCGAGGGGCCCCCGCAGGAGCCGCCCCCAGAAGCTCCCACCGCCAGCAGCGAGGCCACCCAGGGCACCAGCAGTCCAGACAGTGCCGCACTGGCCAACGGGCACCGGAGCACCTTGGACGGCTACACATATGCCTGTAAATGCTGTGACTTCAGATCCCAGGACATAACCCGGTTTGTGGGACACCTGAGCTCAGAGCACACAGACTTTAGCAAAGACCCGAACTTTGTATGCACTGAATGCAGTTTTCTGGCAAAAACTCCCGAGGGGCTTTCTCTGCACAATGCCAAGTGTCACTCGGGGGAAGCCAGCTTTGTGTGGAATGTGGCCAAGCCAGACAATCATGTCGTCGTGGAGCAGAGTGTCCCCGAGAGCACCAGCCCTCCCGACCCATCGGGGGAGCCAAACATGGAAGGGACAGATGGACAGGCGGAAATCATCATCACCAAAACTCCAATCATGAAGATAATGAAAGGCAAAGCCGAAGCCAAAAAAATTCACACGCTAAAGGAGAACGTCCCCAGTCAGCCTGCTGGGGAGGCCTTACCGACCCCTTCAGCCGGGGACACGGAGGTGAAAGAGGGGGACCACGCCTTTGTCAACGGGGCAGCCCCGGTCAGCCAGGCCTCTACCAACTCCGCAAAACCCCCTCACTCGGCCAACGGGCCCCTGCTGGGGACGGTGCCGGTGCTGCCCGCGGGCATCGCCCAGTTCCTCTCCCTGCAGCAGCCGCCCCCGCACGCCCAGCACCACGcccaccagcccctgcccacGGCCAAGTCCCTCCCCAAAGTGATGATCCCGCTGAGCAGCATCCCCACGTACAACGCGGCCATGGACTCCAACAGCTTTCTGAAGAACTCCTTCCACAAGTTCCCCTACCCAACCAAAGCCGAGCTCTGCTATCTGACCGTGGTCACCAAGTACCCGGAAGAGCAGCTCAAGATCTGGTTTACCGCCCAGAGGCTGAAGCAAGGTATCAGCTGGTCCCCGGAGGAGATTGAGGACGCCCGGAAGAAGATGTTCAACACGGTCATCCAGTCCGTCCCCCAGCCCACAATCACTGTCCTCAACACCCCGCTGGTTGCCAGTGGCGGCAACGTCCAACATCTCATCCAGCCCACTCTGCCTGGCCACGTGGTGGGCCAGCCAGAGGGCACAGCCGGGGGACTTCTGGTCACTCAGCCACTGATGGCCAATGGGTTGCAGGCACCCAGCTCATCTCTCCCCCTGGCAGTCACATCTGTCCCCAAGCTGCCGGCTGTCGCGCCCATTAACACCGTGTGTTCAAATACAACGTCCGCCGTGAAGGTGGTGAATGCCGCCCAGTCCCTCCTCACGGCGTGTCCCAGCATCACCTCCCAAGCCTTCCTGGATGCCAGCATCTACAAAAACAAGAAATCTCATGAACAGCTGTCAGCTCTGAAAGGGAGCTTCTGTCGGAACCAGTTCCCAGGACAGAGCGAAGTTGAGCATCTGACCAAAGTGACCGGCCTCAGCACCCGTGAGGTGCGGAAGTGGTTCAGTGACCGCAGGTACCACTGCCGGAACCTGAAGGGCTCCAGGGCCGGGCTGGCCGGGGAGCATGGCGCCCTCCTCGTCGACTCTGTGCCCGAGGTGCCCTTCTCCCTGGCGTCCAAGGCCCCGGAGGTGACCTGCCTCCTGACAGCGGCCACCCCAGCTACCCCCCCTTCTGCCAAGCGACAGTCCTGGCACCAGACCCCCGACTTCACACCAACCAAATACAAGGAGCGGGCCCCCGAGCAGCTCAGGGCCCTGGAGAACAGTTTTGCCCAAAACCCCCTTCCTCTCGACGAGGAACTGGACCGCCTGAGGACCGAGACCAAAATGACCCGCAGGGAGATTGATGGCTGGTTTTCAGAGAGACGGAAAAAAGTGAGTGCCGAGGAGGCCAAGAAGGCTGAGGAGGGCGCCTctcagggggaggaggaggccgcCGAGGATGAAGGGGAGGAGGGCTCTGCCAGGGACCCGAGGGTCCCAGGGGAAGATGGCTCCCCAGAAACGCCCGGCAGCCACGTGCTGGCAGAACGCAAAGTCAGCCCCATCAAAATCAACCTCAAGAACCTGCGAGTCACGGAGGCCAACGGCAAGGGCGAGCTCCCGGGGCTGGGCGCCTGTGAGCCCGAGGACGACGTGCCCAGCAAGCCAGCGGAGCAGCTGCCGGGCAAGGTGAGCTACAGGAAGACGGCCCAGCAGCGGCACCAGCTGCGGCAGCTCTTCCTGCAGACGCAGTGGCCCAGCAACCAGGACTACGACTCCATCATGGCCCAGACGGGCCTGCCGCGGCCCGAGGTGGTGCGCTGGTTTGGGGACAGCAGGTACGCCCTGAAGAACGGCCAGCTCAAGTGGTACGAAGACTACAGACGGGGCAACTTCCCCCCCGGGCTGCTGGTCATCAGCCCCGGCAACCGGGAGCTGCTGCAAGACTATTACGTGACCCACAAGATGCTGTACGAGCAGGACCTGCAGAGCCTCTGCGACAAAACCCAGATGAGCGCCCAGCAGGTCAAGCAGTGGTTTGCCGAGAGGATGG AAACTGACTGA